The region GCACAGGCTAACGGTCTCCTATGCTACAAAGAGCTCGTTTATTGAAGCATTTTCAATCAGAAATGGTATAATATACTTCGACTTCCATCCGGATTTTCACGCGCCATACAAATATGATTCCGTTCCCGAATTATACGGTATCCCAATTGCTCTAATGCGCGGATAACTCTGTTTTTTGGGGCATCTACTGGAAAACGAGGCATTAGATATTCACTTCAGTTACAAAAACGTCTAGGGCGGGTTCCTCGATTTCGAGTTCTTCTTTTCCGAAAGTCTCAATATAAAATCGAATTGCCGAAGTTACGTCTTCAACACTTTCCGTGTAGGTGTTGCCTTGTCCTATGACGACCCCTTTCAATCCCAGTGGATAGGCGACATAACCATCGGTATGTTTTTCGACAATAATCTTAAAGGGTTGCATTCTGTTTTCCTTTTTTCTATGTGAATTTATCTAATCGCTAAACCGCGAGCGGAGTGCCCACAAGCCCTGTCCGGGTTCACTGATGTAGAAAAAGCCACCCTCGTTGAACCCATCAACAAGCGTTGCGGGATTGTATTCGGCAAGCACTTCATTGACAGGTGCCCACTCGTAGCCGACGGATTCGATTTCGGCTTGGGTGAGGTGTTCGGTGGCATAGGTGACCTTGAAACGGCCTTCGGGACTGCCGTGAATCAGGTGTGCAGCAGCGGAGAGGTTCTCTTGCAACTCAGGATTTTCTGAAACAGCGTTGAGCGTCGCGGGTGTGCCACGATAGCCGTACTTTCGGATGAGCCGGTCGATTTCAGCGTCCTCACCGAATTCGCGGAGTCCGGGTGCGATGATAATCAACTCGCCATCGTCCGCCATCGCCATCCGTGTGCGATAGATCGCCTTGTTGCCGAGCCATGTGCTTTTAAACTCCCTCGGATCCAAGTAGACGACTACTTTTGCCAAAGGTTCGTCTAAGAACGTCATATTGACGGCTCTGCTCAATTCGGCAGCGATCTCAAACGTGTGTGCATCATCGCCGACGTAAAGACCACGCATGACGCGTTCTCCAGAGGTATCGGCATCCATGACGCTCATGACATACACAATACCGAGTTGCTTCAGGTAGTGTGCGTGTGCGTAATTCAGCACTCTCCTGACAGAGGTATCCGTGCGTCCCATGAGCCGTTCCATCCCGTCTACGGCACCGAGGAAATGGGATTTATTGATCATTTCAACGCCACCCGCACCGACGAGGATGTTCTTAAATCCGTTGGCAATCCCGATGACTTCGTGCGGGATCACCTGCCCAACGGAGATAATGAGTTCATAGGGACTGGGTGACCCAGCCCCTACGAGACGGTGGTTCACGGCAACAGGAATGCTGTAGTCGAGTTTACCTCCCGAAACCTCCTGTACGAACTCGGATGGCACTTCACCGAAGTGGTGTAACCCAGTCCGCCAATGATGGACCTGGTAGGTCGCCTTGGGCAGATCGCCA is a window of Candidatus Poribacteria bacterium DNA encoding:
- a CDS encoding type II toxin-antitoxin system HicB family antitoxin, which gives rise to MQPFKIIVEKHTDGYVAYPLGLKGVVIGQGNTYTESVEDVTSAIRFYIETFGKEELEIEEPALDVFVTEVNI
- a CDS encoding DUF2088 domain-containing protein, with product MSTYIAHGGQDTVITTEEKRALLNEALLKLGGIPKKILVIPPDITRLHSNAGELTRLLYELWDAGNGTMFDILPAIGTHAPMTEPQIAEMYGDLPKATYQVHHWRTGLHHFGEVPSEFVQEVSGGKLDYSIPVAVNHRLVGAGSPSPYELIISVGQVIPHEVIGIANGFKNILVGAGGVEMINKSHFLGAVDGMERLMGRTDTSVRRVLNYAHAHYLKQLGIVYVMSVMDADTSGERVMRGLYVGDDAHTFEIAAELSRAVNMTFLDEPLAKVVVYLDPREFKSTWLGNKAIYRTRMAMADDGELIIIAPGLREFGEDAEIDRLIRKYGYRGTPATLNAVSENPELQENLSAAAHLIHGSPEGRFKVTYATEHLTQAEIESVGYEWAPVNEVLAEYNPATLVDGFNEGGFFYISEPGQGLWALRSRFSD